A window from Kovacikia minuta CCNUW1 encodes these proteins:
- a CDS encoding putative baseplate assembly protein, translating into MNRASSRHHPDDQQHPLLKLIDPLQNSYDPATVNIHANVVQATHGETVRDEVLGSGAGNATHQSFVLQKPPLTFVPAITPSGAASTLQVRVNDVLWQNVSSLYQQPPEAQVYITRIADDGTVTLTFGDGESGARLPSGEENVIATYRSGIGLGGNLAAGKLSLLPNRPLGITDVTNPVPATGAANPETMAEARESAPRAVRTLDRIVSFQDYEDFARAFAGIGKAQAAVLWAGGIQQVQITVAAVGGAAVLPETALYDNLVRAIDAARDPVQQVQVDSYEPLLFNVEAKLLIDPAYLEAKVLAQVKAALLQQFTFEQRDFGQSVTKSQVIATIQAVKGVLAVDLDALYRRDRPRSLEPTLEALAARWDRETSQILPAQLLSLSPAGIRLSVEATL; encoded by the coding sequence GTGAACAGGGCGTCATCCAGGCACCACCCAGATGATCAGCAACACCCCCTGCTGAAGCTGATCGATCCACTGCAAAACAGCTACGACCCTGCCACAGTCAACATTCATGCCAATGTGGTGCAGGCAACCCACGGCGAAACCGTCCGTGATGAGGTGCTGGGCAGTGGAGCCGGAAACGCCACCCACCAGAGCTTTGTCCTGCAAAAACCACCCCTCACGTTTGTGCCAGCGATTACCCCCAGCGGTGCCGCCAGTACGCTTCAGGTGCGGGTGAACGATGTCCTCTGGCAAAACGTGTCCTCCCTCTATCAACAGCCACCAGAGGCACAGGTTTATATCACTCGAATTGCCGACGATGGCACCGTAACGCTGACCTTTGGTGATGGCGAGAGTGGTGCCCGTCTGCCGAGTGGAGAAGAAAATGTGATTGCCACCTACCGCAGCGGCATTGGTCTGGGCGGCAATCTGGCAGCGGGCAAGCTATCCCTGTTGCCCAACCGTCCCCTGGGTATTACCGATGTCACCAATCCGGTTCCAGCAACGGGAGCAGCCAATCCAGAAACAATGGCAGAAGCCCGCGAAAGTGCCCCCCGTGCGGTTCGGACTCTGGATCGGATTGTTTCTTTCCAGGACTACGAAGACTTTGCCCGCGCCTTTGCCGGAATTGGGAAAGCACAGGCAGCGGTACTCTGGGCAGGGGGAATTCAACAGGTGCAGATCACCGTTGCTGCCGTGGGAGGGGCAGCGGTGCTGCCAGAAACCGCACTTTACGATAACCTGGTGCGGGCGATCGACGCTGCCCGTGACCCTGTGCAGCAGGTGCAGGTCGATTCCTACGAACCCCTATTGTTTAACGTGGAAGCAAAACTGTTGATTGATCCCGCTTACTTAGAAGCCAAAGTGCTGGCTCAGGTAAAAGCAGCATTGTTGCAACAGTTCACCTTTGAGCAACGGGATTTTGGTCAGTCGGTAACGAAATCCCAGGTGATCGCGACGATTCAGGCAGTCAAGGGAGTGCTGGCCGTGGATCTGGATGCACTTTATCGGCGCGATCGCCCCCGCAGCCTGGAACCCACCCTGGAAGCACTGGCTGCCCGTTGGGATCGGGAAACGAGCCAGATTCTTCCAGCCCAATTGTTATCCCTCAGTCCCGCTGGAATTCGTCTAAGCGTGGAGGCAACCCTATGA
- a CDS encoding WD40/YVTN/BNR-like repeat-containing protein: MSCPTDPPKPNNRPGLPALAYRIGDYNSFRERLLSRLTCPLFTPEQPEGVSLAALTTRVSDDPAIALLDACAIVADVLTFYQERIINEGYMLTATERRSVLELARMIGYELNPGVAASTVLAFKVDDAPGSPEVVTVAKGTQVQSSPGQDEQPQMFETIEEFVARLEWNALKPRSVKPQAIAATLPLADATELAVITPSAQTLYLDGIATQLQAGDRVLLLDRDRQDETPYVLTLKTVEAKSAEGYTVITWTQQIPPQITKPIPNPTLIAFRQKASLFGHNAPKWEEQPDEIKRKSALQSGTLTQGGVFLTADEGKTLQPISKGLPNQDMRCLAAGKTGNLFAATPSGIFRTKDNGATWAAVNTGLTNLNLQTLFVDQQGTLYAGSAEGGVFRSKDEGESWTPIHLGSIRLEGQNTANVRTVNTGLPNTVVRSLLSYAADARTLPTEINIQPPLSPPPASGTISGSGVDLTIRRSDARTDIPVWLKVGALISAANQTRTITEIKSYRFDATYTVEPSFSDNVSISTAQISISAQKDRNTVEISGTSILPELRVNQNVTIAGISRTITAVNSYRFTATLTVNAAFTANLSSGVSLFTDGIYLFAGTDDGLFLSVDRGQNWYPRSLQGVAIRSLAIRNGSSDIIFAGTDNGVFRSEDDGNQWTAITQGLAENNALDVYIVKVVNGNILAGTSQGVFQFDSTNNTWRLVLPTKTVRSLIAYHRGNKNYVFAATDEGVFFYELGNPQTAQQLTTWGATSFALQAQLKALAIGTQFVGVVPVPAPNPTENHETSATSAKPAVQTEWFNFQIQPDQLDLDTLYPKILANSWMVLVDGDRTAARNVQQISTAQLADFGLTGSVTRISPDRAVDPDQFNRRSTIVLVQSEPLKLAGEPLTVQTQQANIFLDPIQTNKIFLSQYLSGLLPGQMVIVSGKRMRAKLNHIGGIFWAATEGDLWQRISNGLANTDVTALVNGIKPAWGSIRRDRTAIQGTGTRFSQQLKVGSSIAIADISTTVQAIPADDYLLLAADFAQVVPPQTPFTFEAEGAGTIATDLTAVKGTNTQFDRELDPEMPIMIGDQTRIVKAIGSNGTETLTLNSDLEIPPGTSFTYWAKGTGTIAHNPTAIRGDATRFQDELRIGSRITVGNQTRTVVRIISQTSTLVNAELDLPTNQSFTYTNPGTGRITTRNFLDFDDFFRDGRIRVLIAGVGTRFSQELRNDSIIEADGITARVININSDEELVVDTLFTFGISRTVPFTYTNSGTGTISSDRTAIQGTGTLFFQELQAGNTLTVGEQARTIRSILLDTALFVDQPLELAANQSFTYIRRGTGTIATDRAVIAGTNTNFSETLRSEDGITIAGQAPRQIAQINSNTSLVVTPALEGTLPTDTPFTYTVAGTGTLESDRAAFQGIDIDFEQEFKVGTPLRVNDEIRIITRINSTNSVSLNAPFDLKDEDLVTFGSSILVAATDGGGVFRSTDQGKTWEPLNQGLTNLNVQTLAIKPDQSLWGGELFAGTNSGIFHTKDGEHWEAILLNGMPLDVRTLVYHTPQATLLAGTINGGLFQSGNGKTWTQTALSNVDVQALTIAPNGIIFAATVGDYVFRSEDQGNTWQAIESGLPNPNITALVSYSRSGTGVVTTNGTTVIGDKTQFKTEFSSGDNTITIANQTYRVVQVLSDNRLKIERQPPFEPEVTAPTSFQITLVLAGTAGSGVFRLQPLAVSTDQRVLTWEATNTHLTDLNIRCLTFNPVDRQVFAGTASGGVFFSTNDGDSWESTNPGLTSLDKKLNPAQKVNTDVRSLLILDNQLFAAGMGSLISPDTLFTTPIRSGDRVQVMAPPTPLPPSQPELEQAEPHPSQPLEQKWLLQDRNGFIGVVFTTAATDISLEPAAAADKAVSEQGVIQAPPR; encoded by the coding sequence ATGAGTTGCCCAACAGACCCTCCAAAGCCAAACAATCGTCCGGGATTACCTGCCTTAGCTTACCGGATTGGCGACTACAACTCTTTTCGGGAGCGGTTGTTGAGCCGCCTCACCTGTCCGTTATTCACACCTGAGCAGCCTGAGGGGGTGTCGCTGGCGGCGCTGACAACCCGCGTCAGCGATGATCCAGCGATCGCCCTGTTAGATGCCTGTGCGATTGTGGCGGATGTGTTGACGTTCTATCAGGAACGGATTATCAACGAAGGCTATATGCTGACAGCGACGGAGCGCCGATCGGTGCTGGAACTGGCGCGCATGATTGGCTATGAGCTGAATCCGGGGGTGGCTGCCAGTACGGTGCTGGCATTCAAAGTGGATGATGCGCCGGGTTCTCCTGAAGTGGTGACGGTGGCAAAGGGGACTCAGGTTCAAAGCAGCCCTGGGCAAGATGAACAGCCGCAAATGTTTGAGACGATCGAGGAGTTTGTGGCTCGGTTGGAATGGAATGCCTTGAAGCCACGTTCTGTGAAACCGCAGGCGATCGCAGCAACCCTCCCCCTGGCTGATGCTACCGAATTGGCGGTGATCACACCGTCTGCCCAAACCCTTTACCTCGATGGCATTGCGACCCAACTTCAGGCGGGCGATCGGGTGCTGTTGCTGGATCGCGATCGGCAGGATGAAACCCCTTACGTGTTGACCCTAAAAACAGTGGAAGCGAAATCCGCAGAGGGCTATACCGTAATTACCTGGACGCAACAAATTCCGCCCCAAATTACCAAACCGATTCCCAATCCCACCCTCATCGCCTTTCGCCAAAAAGCATCCCTGTTTGGTCACAATGCCCCTAAATGGGAAGAACAACCGGATGAAATCAAGCGCAAGTCTGCGCTTCAAAGCGGCACGTTGACTCAGGGTGGTGTGTTTCTGACCGCAGACGAAGGTAAAACACTCCAACCTATTAGCAAAGGGTTACCCAATCAGGATATGCGCTGTCTGGCTGCGGGTAAAACCGGAAATCTATTTGCCGCAACCCCTAGCGGCATTTTTCGCACCAAGGACAACGGCGCAACCTGGGCAGCGGTCAACACCGGTTTAACCAATTTGAATCTGCAAACGTTGTTTGTCGATCAACAGGGCACCTTGTATGCTGGAAGCGCTGAGGGTGGGGTGTTTCGCTCCAAGGATGAGGGTGAAAGTTGGACGCCGATTCACCTGGGTTCCATTCGCTTAGAAGGGCAAAATACTGCCAATGTCCGAACGGTTAACACAGGTTTACCCAACACCGTTGTTCGCTCTTTGCTTTCCTATGCTGCGGATGCACGGACTTTACCGACAGAAATTAACATTCAACCTCCGCTTTCGCCTCCCCCAGCAAGTGGAACCATCTCAGGAAGTGGAGTTGATCTGACGATCCGCCGATCAGATGCCAGAACCGATATCCCTGTGTGGCTAAAAGTGGGTGCATTAATCAGTGCAGCAAATCAAACCAGAACGATTACTGAAATCAAGTCTTATCGTTTCGATGCCACCTACACAGTTGAGCCAAGTTTTAGTGACAACGTATCGATTTCCACAGCTCAAATCTCAATTTCTGCACAGAAAGATCGCAATACCGTTGAGATTTCTGGAACATCTATCTTGCCTGAGCTACGGGTTAACCAGAATGTCACAATTGCAGGGATATCTCGAACTATCACAGCAGTTAACTCCTACCGGTTTACTGCCACTCTGACAGTGAATGCTGCGTTCACGGCGAATCTCTCCTCTGGAGTTTCTTTGTTTACAGATGGAATCTATCTCTTTGCTGGAACGGATGATGGGCTGTTTCTTTCGGTTGATCGGGGTCAGAATTGGTACCCCAGAAGTCTACAGGGAGTTGCGATTCGATCGCTGGCAATCAGAAATGGGTCAAGCGATATCATCTTTGCTGGAACGGACAATGGTGTTTTCCGTTCAGAAGACGACGGTAATCAATGGACTGCCATCACTCAGGGGCTTGCTGAAAATAATGCACTGGATGTTTATATTGTCAAAGTAGTCAACGGAAATATTTTGGCAGGAACTAGCCAGGGAGTTTTTCAGTTTGACAGCACCAATAACACCTGGAGATTAGTCTTACCAACCAAAACTGTTCGTTCTCTCATTGCTTACCATCGAGGCAACAAAAATTACGTCTTTGCGGCAACCGATGAGGGTGTTTTCTTTTACGAATTGGGGAATCCCCAAACGGCTCAGCAACTCACAACCTGGGGAGCCACCTCGTTTGCCTTGCAAGCGCAACTGAAAGCACTGGCGATCGGAACTCAATTTGTCGGGGTTGTTCCGGTTCCCGCTCCCAATCCAACAGAGAATCACGAAACTTCTGCCACCTCAGCAAAACCAGCGGTTCAGACCGAGTGGTTTAATTTTCAAATTCAACCCGATCAACTTGATCTGGATACGCTTTACCCCAAAATTTTGGCGAACAGTTGGATGGTTTTAGTGGATGGCGATCGCACCGCTGCCCGAAACGTTCAGCAGATTTCGACTGCCCAACTGGCTGACTTTGGGCTAACCGGAAGCGTCACCCGCATCTCACCTGATCGTGCGGTTGATCCGGATCAGTTCAACCGCCGTAGCACGATCGTTCTGGTTCAAAGTGAGCCATTAAAACTTGCCGGAGAACCCCTTACCGTGCAAACTCAGCAAGCCAATATCTTTCTTGATCCGATCCAAACCAACAAAATCTTTCTGAGCCAGTACCTGAGCGGGTTACTGCCAGGACAAATGGTGATTGTAAGCGGTAAACGCATGCGTGCCAAACTGAACCACATTGGCGGCATTTTTTGGGCAGCAACGGAGGGCGATCTCTGGCAGCGGATCAGCAATGGTTTAGCCAATACCGATGTAACGGCTCTGGTGAATGGAATTAAACCCGCCTGGGGATCGATTCGTCGTGATCGCACCGCAATTCAGGGGACGGGCACCCGCTTTAGCCAACAACTGAAAGTCGGCAGCAGCATCGCGATCGCGGATATCTCTACAACCGTTCAGGCTATTCCTGCTGACGATTACCTGTTGCTTGCCGCCGATTTTGCCCAGGTCGTTCCACCCCAAACCCCCTTCACCTTTGAGGCGGAAGGGGCAGGCACAATCGCCACCGACCTTACAGCGGTCAAGGGAACAAACACGCAATTTGATCGAGAACTCGATCCAGAAATGCCAATTATGATCGGCGATCAAACCAGAATCGTGAAGGCGATCGGCAGCAACGGGACAGAAACCTTGACGCTTAACTCCGATCTGGAGATTCCCCCCGGAACTTCCTTCACCTATTGGGCTAAGGGTACGGGCACGATCGCCCATAATCCAACTGCCATTAGAGGCGATGCAACCCGCTTCCAGGACGAACTGCGCATCGGCAGTCGAATCACCGTTGGCAATCAAACCAGAACTGTGGTTCGAATCATTTCCCAGACCTCCACTTTGGTTAATGCCGAGTTGGATCTGCCGACCAATCAGAGTTTCACCTATACCAATCCTGGTACAGGTAGAATCACCACCCGCAACTTTCTTGACTTTGACGATTTCTTTAGGGATGGTCGGATACGGGTATTGATTGCTGGAGTTGGCACCCGGTTTAGCCAGGAATTACGCAACGACAGCATCATTGAGGCTGATGGCATAACTGCCAGGGTAATAAATATCAACTCAGACGAGGAATTGGTAGTCGATACCTTATTCACTTTCGGCATTTCCAGAACTGTTCCATTTACCTACACGAATTCTGGTACCGGCACCATCTCCAGCGATCGCACTGCGATTCAGGGAACAGGGACGCTCTTTTTCCAGGAATTACAAGCGGGAAACACCCTTACCGTTGGAGAACAAGCCAGAACCATTCGCAGTATCCTCTTGGACACGGCTTTGTTTGTTGATCAACCGTTGGAGTTGGCAGCCAATCAGTCATTCACCTACATCCGCCGCGGCACTGGGACGATCGCCACCGATCGCGCTGTAATCGCTGGAACCAATACGAACTTTAGCGAAACATTGCGTTCAGAGGATGGGATCACTATTGCGGGGCAGGCTCCCAGACAGATTGCCCAAATTAATTCCAACACCTCGCTGGTGGTCACACCCGCCCTGGAGGGAACGTTGCCAACCGACACGCCCTTTACCTACACCGTTGCAGGGACGGGGACTCTGGAGAGCGATCGGGCAGCCTTCCAGGGCATCGACATCGACTTTGAGCAGGAGTTCAAAGTCGGGACACCCCTTCGAGTGAACGACGAAATTCGTATCATCACCCGAATTAACTCAACCAACTCAGTTTCACTCAATGCCCCCTTTGATCTCAAAGATGAAGATCTGGTCACCTTTGGCAGCAGTATCCTGGTCGCTGCCACCGATGGGGGTGGGGTGTTTCGCTCCACGGATCAGGGCAAAACCTGGGAACCGCTGAACCAGGGCTTGACGAATCTGAATGTGCAAACCCTGGCAATCAAACCGGATCAATCTCTCTGGGGAGGGGAACTGTTTGCCGGAACGAACAGTGGCATCTTTCACACAAAGGATGGGGAACACTGGGAAGCCATTCTGCTCAACGGCATGCCCTTGGATGTGCGGACCCTGGTTTACCACACCCCTCAGGCAACCCTGCTAGCGGGAACCATCAATGGGGGGCTTTTCCAATCTGGGAATGGCAAAACCTGGACTCAAACGGCCCTCAGTAACGTTGATGTGCAAGCATTAACGATCGCCCCCAATGGCATCATTTTTGCCGCAACCGTTGGTGATTATGTGTTTCGTTCCGAGGATCAGGGGAATACCTGGCAGGCGATCGAGTCCGGGTTGCCCAATCCCAACATCACTGCGTTAGTGTCCTACTCCAGATCTGGAACAGGTGTAGTGACAACCAACGGCACCACTGTCATTGGCGACAAAACCCAGTTCAAAACCGAATTTTCCAGCGGCGACAACACAATTACCATTGCGAATCAAACCTACCGGGTGGTGCAAGTTCTCTCCGACAACAGACTTAAAATTGAGCGGCAGCCTCCCTTTGAACCAGAAGTCACAGCCCCAACGTCGTTTCAAATCACCCTGGTGTTGGCAGGAACAGCCGGAAGTGGGGTTTTTCGCCTACAACCGCTGGCAGTTTCAACGGATCAACGAGTCCTGACCTGGGAAGCGACTAACACCCATCTGACCGATCTAAACATCCGGTGTTTGACCTTCAATCCGGTCGATCGACAGGTGTTTGCCGGAACTGCCAGCGGTGGGGTTTTCTTTTCCACGAATGATGGGGATAGCTGGGAATCAACCAACCCAGGGTTAACCAGCCTGGACAAGAAATTGAATCCGGCGCAAAAGGTGAATACGGACGTGCGATCGCTGCTAATTCTGGACAATCAGCTTTTTGCTGCGGGCATGGGGAGCTTAATTTCACCCGATACGTTGTTCACAACGCCCATTCGATCGGGCGATCGGGTACAGGTAATGGCACCCCCCACTCCCCTACCCCCCTCTCAGCCAGAGTTGGAACAGGCGGAACCCCACCCCTCCCAACCCCTGGAGCAAAAATGGCTATTGCAGGATCGCAACGGGTTTATCGGTGTCGTATTCACCACTGCTGCCACTGACATCAGCCTGGAACCAGCGGCAGCAGCAGACAAAGCGGTGAGTGAACAGGGCGTCATCCAGGCACCACCCAGATGA
- a CDS encoding baseplate J/gp47 family protein translates to MPPTLYHCKNEQRRVEVLTKLNADGSPIVNGIDYLEVSADQKTLLVHLIHPFAGEGLSEGNVLIQGGIRRRDVRAESTSAFGTLLTVRVNASGDLSPYTLRLVQSLDNPRSIAGFDPQLSQVEFRFQVADLSEFDCQLLPAPADKPPPPPAIDYLAKDYASFRQLMLDRLTITLPQWKERNPADLGVMLVELVAYAGDYLSYYQDAAATEAYLGTARKRVSVRRHARLLNYPMHDGCNARGWVALQVSSGQKEGMQLFNLSTTHRSAGIKFLTRSPGLPAILTAKEFDTALNAGAQVFEPLGNFLLHAACNLLLFYTWGDTSCQLPRGETRATLIDPDGTLKDLLMPGKMLIFEEVKGAKTGLPVDADPTHRHVVRLTHREAQVDPLYEGIRLLEIEWAMEDALPFPMVISAVVDDRPIQNISVIWGNVVMVDQGCSVSETFDPVPAQGRFRPRLQKGPLTQQRLVSNRNGALVPFDPDPEPSLGTAVLLQRDLQDVQPAIYLQEQEGQTRWQPQRDLLNSDRFARDFVVETEDDGRAYLRFGDNVLGRHPEPGTVLQAHYRIGNGQAGNVGAEAIAHIFLPDPKPQTKNWLVTEDELKQQANADLNNISVRSPIRNPLPTKGGIEPEPIEQVRLYAPQAFRTQQRAVTEKDYADITQRFPTVRKALATRRWTGSWYTLFITVDRENGLPVDDAFKQELSTFLEQFRLTAQDFQIEAPRFIPLDISLSVKVLPGYFPDQIKKTLLETFSNTVQPDGRLGFFHPDNFSFGQPVYLSQVIEQAMQVKGVQSVLPTRFQRLGLLSLKELERGQIAFAPLEIARLDNEPNSPEQGRILFEF, encoded by the coding sequence ATGCCCCCCACTCTCTATCACTGCAAAAACGAACAACGGCGTGTTGAAGTCCTGACAAAGCTGAACGCGGATGGCTCACCGATCGTGAATGGAATTGACTATTTAGAGGTGTCTGCCGATCAAAAAACGTTGTTGGTGCATTTGATTCATCCGTTTGCAGGAGAGGGATTAAGTGAAGGAAACGTGCTGATTCAGGGTGGCATCCGCAGGCGGGACGTGCGAGCAGAATCAACCAGTGCGTTCGGAACCCTGTTAACGGTGCGGGTGAATGCATCGGGAGATCTGTCGCCCTACACTCTACGATTGGTGCAATCCCTGGACAATCCCCGGTCGATCGCTGGGTTTGACCCCCAACTCTCCCAGGTAGAATTCCGGTTTCAGGTTGCAGATTTGAGCGAGTTTGACTGTCAGTTGCTCCCTGCACCAGCGGACAAACCGCCGCCACCCCCGGCGATCGACTATCTGGCGAAGGATTATGCCAGTTTTCGCCAGCTCATGCTCGATCGCCTCACCATCACGCTGCCCCAATGGAAGGAGCGAAACCCCGCTGATTTGGGAGTGATGCTGGTGGAATTGGTGGCTTACGCTGGGGATTACCTCAGCTATTACCAGGATGCGGCTGCAACCGAAGCGTACCTGGGAACTGCCCGCAAGCGTGTTTCTGTGCGTCGGCATGCTCGATTGCTTAACTACCCCATGCATGACGGGTGCAATGCCCGTGGCTGGGTTGCCCTCCAGGTTAGCTCTGGTCAAAAAGAGGGGATGCAGTTGTTCAATTTATCAACGACCCACCGCAGTGCCGGAATCAAATTTTTGACCCGATCGCCGGGTTTGCCCGCCATCCTGACGGCTAAGGAGTTTGATACAGCTCTGAATGCAGGTGCTCAGGTGTTTGAACCGTTGGGCAATTTCCTATTGCACGCTGCTTGTAACCTGCTTCTCTTTTACACCTGGGGTGACACGTCCTGCCAATTGCCCAGGGGGGAAACTCGCGCCACCTTAATTGATCCGGATGGCACCCTTAAAGATCTGCTCATGCCGGGCAAGATGTTGATTTTTGAGGAGGTGAAAGGAGCCAAAACAGGGTTACCCGTTGATGCTGATCCGACCCATCGGCATGTGGTTCGCTTGACCCATCGGGAAGCCCAGGTTGACCCGTTGTATGAGGGGATCAGGCTGCTTGAGATTGAGTGGGCAATGGAGGATGCGCTTCCCTTTCCAATGGTGATTTCTGCCGTGGTGGACGATCGCCCCATTCAAAATATCAGTGTGATCTGGGGAAATGTGGTGATGGTAGATCAGGGCTGTTCGGTGTCAGAAACTTTTGACCCGGTTCCAGCCCAAGGGCGGTTCCGTCCCCGCCTGCAAAAAGGTCCCTTGACTCAGCAACGTCTAGTTAGCAACCGCAACGGGGCATTGGTGCCCTTTGACCCCGACCCCGAACCATCGCTAGGGACGGCTGTTTTACTGCAACGGGACTTGCAGGATGTGCAGCCTGCCATTTATCTGCAAGAGCAAGAGGGTCAGACTCGCTGGCAACCCCAACGGGATTTGCTAAATAGCGATCGCTTCGCCCGCGATTTTGTGGTCGAAACGGAGGATGATGGGCGCGCCTACCTCCGGTTTGGCGACAATGTGTTGGGCAGGCACCCGGAACCGGGAACAGTGCTACAAGCCCACTACCGGATTGGTAACGGACAGGCAGGCAATGTGGGAGCAGAGGCGATCGCCCATATTTTCCTGCCCGATCCCAAACCCCAAACCAAAAATTGGCTGGTAACGGAAGACGAACTGAAACAACAAGCAAATGCCGATCTAAACAATATCTCAGTGAGATCGCCGATCCGCAACCCCCTTCCCACGAAGGGCGGCATTGAGCCGGAACCGATCGAACAGGTACGCCTCTATGCCCCCCAGGCGTTCCGCACCCAACAGCGAGCCGTCACCGAAAAGGACTATGCCGATATTACCCAGCGATTTCCAACGGTTCGTAAAGCCCTGGCAACCCGCCGCTGGACTGGAAGCTGGTACACCCTGTTTATTACCGTCGATCGGGAAAACGGTTTGCCCGTAGACGACGCCTTTAAGCAAGAACTCTCCACCTTTCTAGAGCAATTTCGCCTAACCGCCCAAGACTTCCAGATAGAAGCTCCCCGCTTCATTCCGCTCGACATTTCCCTAAGCGTGAAGGTGTTACCGGGTTACTTCCCAGACCAAATAAAAAAAACCCTCCTGGAAACCTTCAGTAACACAGTACAGCCTGATGGACGATTGGGATTCTTTCACCCTGACAACTTTAGTTTCGGGCAACCCGTATATCTGAGCCAGGTCATCGAACAAGCGATGCAGGTAAAAGGGGTGCAATCCGTCCTTCCCACACGCTTTCAACGCCTTGGATTGCTCTCCCTCAAAGAACTAGAGCGCGGACAAATTGCCTTTGCCCCGCTAGAAATCGCCCGCCTCGATAACGAGCCTAATTCACCAGAACAAGGAAGAATTTTGTTTGAATTTTGA
- a CDS encoding GPW/gp25 family protein — protein sequence MLQTNSLFGYPFRIDGRGRLATASEEEHIHQMIEQVLFVLPGERVNRADFGTGVQQLIFAPNSEELAAATEFLIKAALEQWLGDLIEVDEVGVVSEDATLQITILYTIRRTQEQKVAELSPIPNSEVG from the coding sequence ATGCTTCAAACAAATTCTCTTTTTGGTTACCCCTTTCGGATTGATGGGCGAGGTCGGTTAGCCACCGCCAGCGAAGAAGAACATATCCATCAGATGATCGAGCAGGTCTTGTTTGTTTTACCAGGAGAGCGGGTGAATCGGGCTGATTTTGGTACAGGGGTGCAGCAGCTCATTTTTGCTCCCAACAGCGAGGAACTAGCAGCCGCAACAGAATTTTTGATCAAAGCAGCGTTGGAACAATGGTTGGGAGATCTGATTGAAGTGGATGAAGTTGGGGTTGTCAGTGAAGATGCCACGTTGCAAATTACGATTTTGTACACCATCCGCCGTACCCAGGAACAAAAAGTCGCCGAGTTATCGCCTATCCCGAATTCTGAGGTGGGATAG
- a CDS encoding DUF4280 domain-containing protein, whose protein sequence is MPGFLLNAGSTVICAHGGQAKPTLPNPRVRVMGMPVVTQPPPYVVAGCANPPPPANVGPCLTGVWVLAALRVKVMGMPVLLQDSQAICAPTGTPLTIVLTQMRVKGM, encoded by the coding sequence ATGCCCGGTTTTCTGCTTAACGCTGGTTCTACCGTCATTTGTGCCCACGGTGGGCAGGCAAAACCTACCCTGCCAAATCCCCGTGTTCGGGTGATGGGCATGCCTGTTGTCACCCAACCCCCACCCTACGTCGTTGCGGGCTGCGCCAACCCTCCCCCACCCGCCAACGTTGGCCCCTGCCTCACGGGAGTTTGGGTACTGGCAGCCCTGCGGGTCAAAGTCATGGGAATGCCTGTATTGTTGCAGGACAGCCAGGCGATTTGTGCCCCCACCGGAACCCCACTAACCATTGTTTTGACTCAAATGCGCGTGAAGGGAATGTAA
- a CDS encoding phage baseplate assembly protein V → MPQFLGKYRGKVATNKDPLNLGRIQVEVPAIYGSGQANWAMPCSPYAGKNIGFFAIPPIGSNIWVEFEAGDPNYPIWVGCFWGEDQLPEAAKVEEPEKIQMFKADGFTAIVSNVGENKGLTIEVETPIVERKLKLVFNADGIEINNKDETTIKIKADIIELKNKENSTITISADTIQHKESNVEMKFTSGEIDLNCNPATLKLSTSSGIELANSSATAKLSTSGIELTSTPTTIKLTPAQIELTNTAATIKLSPVSVNVNNGALEVI, encoded by the coding sequence ATGCCTCAATTCCTCGGCAAGTATCGCGGTAAAGTTGCAACGAATAAAGACCCCCTGAATTTGGGACGCATCCAGGTGGAGGTTCCGGCGATTTATGGATCAGGGCAGGCAAATTGGGCGATGCCCTGTAGCCCTTATGCAGGAAAAAATATTGGCTTTTTTGCTATTCCTCCCATTGGCAGTAATATCTGGGTTGAGTTTGAAGCAGGCGATCCCAATTACCCAATCTGGGTTGGCTGTTTCTGGGGAGAAGATCAACTTCCTGAAGCCGCAAAGGTTGAAGAGCCTGAGAAAATTCAGATGTTTAAAGCCGATGGATTTACCGCTATTGTGAGCAATGTGGGAGAAAACAAGGGATTAACGATCGAGGTAGAAACCCCGATCGTAGAACGCAAACTCAAACTGGTGTTCAATGCTGACGGGATTGAAATTAATAATAAAGACGAAACAACAATCAAAATTAAAGCCGATATTATTGAACTAAAAAATAAGGAAAACTCCACGATCACAATTTCTGCTGATACTATTCAGCACAAAGAAAGTAATGTCGAGATGAAGTTCACATCCGGCGAAATCGATCTGAATTGCAATCCGGCAACCCTAAAACTCTCAACCAGTTCAGGAATTGAGTTAGCAAACAGTTCTGCCACTGCCAAACTCAGTACCTCAGGCATTGAGTTAACTAGCACTCCAACAACAATCAAGCTAACGCCAGCACAAATTGAATTAACCAATACTGCTGCAACTATCAAACTTTCACCTGTGAGTGTCAATGTCAACAATGGTGCATTGGAGGTGATTTAA